Proteins from a single region of Equus quagga isolate Etosha38 chromosome 18, UCLA_HA_Equagga_1.0, whole genome shotgun sequence:
- the MCOLN3 gene encoding mucolipin-3, with translation MSNLDVVISSCSSCEDENACTCNQHTTPSEKLLLEDQMRRKLKFFFMNPCEKFWARGRKPWKLSIQILKIVMVTIQLVTFGLSNQMVVTFKEENTIAFKHLFLKGYVDGMDDTYAVYTQSDVYDQITFAVNQYFKLRNISVGNHAYENKETEQSAMAICQHFYKQGNICPGNDTFDIDPKIENECFFVEPDESFHLGTLEEHKLNLTLDFHRLVMVKLQFKLKAINLQTIRHQELPDCYKFTLTITFDNKAHSGRIKIRLDNEISMRECKNWHVSGSIQKNTHYMMIFDAFIILICLASMILCIRSVIRGFQLQQEFVNFFLLHYKKEVSVSDQMEFINGWYIMIIISDILTISGSILKMEIQAKSLTSYDVCSILLGTSTMLVWLGVIRYLGFFQKYNLLILTLQAALPNVMRFCCCAAMIYLGYCFCGWIVLGPYHEKFRSLNTVSECLFSLINGDDMFATFAEMHQKSYLVWLFSRIYLYSFISLFIYMILSLFIALITDTYETIKHYQQVGFPETELHTFIAECKDLPNSGKYRIEGDPPVSIFCCCKK, from the exons atGTCAAATCTTGACGTTGTTATAAGTAGCTGCAGCTCCTGTGAAGATGAGAATGCCTGCACTTGTAACCAGCATACGACTCCCTCTGAGAAGCTTCTGTTAGAAGACCAGATGCGGCGTAAACTCAAGTTTTTTTTCATGAATCCTTGTGAAAAGTTCTGGGCTCGAGGTAGAAAACCGTGGAAACTTAGCATACAAATTCTAAAAATTGTAATGGTGACTATTCAG ctggTCACATTTGGGCTAAGTAACCAGATGGTGGTAACTTTCAAGGAAGAGAACACTATTGCATTCAAACACCTCTTCCTGAAAGGTTATGTGGACGGCATGGATGACACATATGCAGTGTACACACAAAGTGACGTATACGACCAGATCACCTTCGCGGTGAACCAG TACTTCAAGCTACGCAACATCTCAGTTGGGAATCATGCTTATGAGAACAAGGAGACGGAGCAGTCTGCGATGGCAATCTGTCAGCACTTCTACAAGCAAGGAAACATCTGTCCTGGAAACGACACCTTTGACATTGATCCAAAAATTGAAAATG AATGTTTCTTTGTAGAGCCAGATGAATCTTTTCACCTCGGAACATTAGAAGAACATAAACTCAATTTAACGCTGGACTTTCACAG ACTCGTAATGGTGAAGCTGCAGTTTAAACTGAAGGCCATTAATCTGCAGACTATTCGTCATCAGGAGCTCCCTGACTGTTACAAATTTACCCTGACG ATAACGTTTGACAACAAGGCCCATAGTGGAAGAATTAAGATAAGGTTAGATAATGAGATATCCATGAGAGAATGTAAAAACTGGCATGTATCTGGATCAA TTCAGAAGAACACTCATTACATGATGATCTTTGATGCCTTTATTATTCTGATATGCTTGGCTTCAATGATCCTATGCATTCGATCTGTGATTCGAGGATTTCAGCTTCAGCAG gaatttgtcaattttttcctcCTGCATTATAAGAAGGAAGTTTCTGTTTCAGATCAAATGGAATTCATCAATGGATGGTAcattatgattattattagtGACATATTGACAATCAGTGGATCAattctgaaaatggaaatacaagcTAAG AGTCTAACAAGCTATGACGTCTGTAGCATACTTCTTGGGACTTCTACCATGCTTGTATGGCTTGGAGTCATCCGATACCTTGGTTTCTTTCAGAAGTATAAT CTCCTTATTCTGACCCTTCAGGCAGCTCTGCCCAACGTCATGAGGTTCTGCTGCTGTGCAGCTATGATTTATTTAGGCTATTGCTTCTGTGGTTGGATTGTGCTGGGGCCTTACCATGAGAAG tttcgtTCTCTGAACACAGTCTCTGAGTGCCTTTTCTCTCTGATAAATGGAGACGATATGTTTGCCACATTTGCAGAGATGCACCAAAAAAGTTACTTGGTCTGGCTGTTTAGCAGAATTTACCTCTACTCGTTCATAAGCCTctttatatatatgattttaagtCTTTTCATTGCACTGATCACTGACACATACGAAACAATTAAG CATTACCAACAAGTTGGCTTCCCAGAGACTGAACTTCATACATTTATAGCAGAGTGCAAAGATCTACCCAATTCTGGAAAATACAGAATAGAAGGTGACCCTCCAGTATCAATATTCTGCTGTTGTAAAAAGTAG